In the genome of Nonomuraea sp. NBC_00507, the window GCTGGATGAGACGTGGCCGCTGGAGTGCGGCTGCGTGGGGCAGGAGACGACGGGCGCGGGCGGCCTGGCCAAGGCGTTGCGCACGGTCCCGGTCGTGCTGGACATCGCCGAGACGGTGCGCGAGCAAGCCCCGGACGCCTGGATCGTGGACTTCACCAACCCGGTCGGGATCGTCACCCGGGCGCTGCTGGACGCCGGGCACCGGGCGATCGGGCTGTGCAACGTGGCGATCGGGTTCCAGCGGCGGTTCGCCGCCTGGCTCGGCGCCGACCCGGCCCGGGTCTCCCTCGGCCACGTCGGGCTCAACCATCTGACCTGGGAGCGGGCCGTCTACCTCGACGGCCGGGACGTGCTGCCGGAGCTGCTGGCCGAGCACGGCCAGGAGATCGCCGAGAGCCTCGGCCTGCGGCCGGGCCTGCTGCGGCGGCTCGGCGTCGTGCCGTCCTACTATCTGCGGTATTTCTATGCCCATGACGCGGTGGTGCGCGAGCAGCGCTCGAAACCGTCGCGGGCCGCTGAGGTGGCGGAGATGGAGGCACGGCTGCTGGAGCTCTACGCCGACCCGTCCGTGGTGGAAAAGCCCGAGCTGCTGTCCCAGCGGGGCGGGGCGTTCTATTCGGAGGCGGCGGTGGCGCTGATCGCGTCGTTGCTCGGCGATCGGGGCGACACGCAGGTGGTGAACGTGCGCAACGCGGGCACGCTGCCGTTCCTCGGCGACGAGGCGGTGATCGAGGTCCCGGCGGCCGTCGGCGCCGGCGGGGCCGTGCCGCTGCCGGTCGCGCCCGTCGAGCCGCTGTACGCCGGGCTGATCGCGAACGTGTCCGCGTACGAGACGCTCGCCCTGGAGGCGGCCCTGCACGGCGGCGCCGACCGGGTGCGTGACGCGCTGCTCGCCCATCCGCTGATCGGGCAGGACGAGCTCGCCGAGGAGCTGACCGGCCTGCTGCTCGAGGCAGGGCGCGAGCATCTGCACTGGACGGTGGACTAGTGGCGCGTCCCAGGCTCGTTCTGGCCGTGGACGGCGGCAACAGCAAGACCGACGTGGCGCTGGTGTCGGAGGACGGCGAGGTGCTCGGGACGGGCCGCGCGGGCCCGTTCGTGCCGCAGCGGGACGGTGCCGCGGCGGCCGTGGGGGTCGTCGAGGCGGCGGTCGCCGCGCTGCCGCCCGCGGA includes:
- a CDS encoding 6-phospho-beta-glucosidase, which translates into the protein MKLAVVGGGSTYTPELIDGFARLREELPVAEIALIDPDAARLDLVAGVSRRMLAHAGHPARVLATSSVAEGVAGAQVVLFQLRVGGQAARELDETWPLECGCVGQETTGAGGLAKALRTVPVVLDIAETVREQAPDAWIVDFTNPVGIVTRALLDAGHRAIGLCNVAIGFQRRFAAWLGADPARVSLGHVGLNHLTWERAVYLDGRDVLPELLAEHGQEIAESLGLRPGLLRRLGVVPSYYLRYFYAHDAVVREQRSKPSRAAEVAEMEARLLELYADPSVVEKPELLSQRGGAFYSEAAVALIASLLGDRGDTQVVNVRNAGTLPFLGDEAVIEVPAAVGAGGAVPLPVAPVEPLYAGLIANVSAYETLALEAALHGGADRVRDALLAHPLIGQDELAEELTGLLLEAGREHLHWTVD